A genomic region of Dreissena polymorpha isolate Duluth1 chromosome 4, UMN_Dpol_1.0, whole genome shotgun sequence contains the following coding sequences:
- the LOC127878961 gene encoding uncharacterized protein LOC127878961, with protein sequence MSGFPVGGIVAIVVGGVAVLVVIAIVIFCLIYKRSSVKLGHQQRSRSIKGKWIRRSGDEYDPRNFGSSFETRDMGDRDRPISYDRRYVHTEDKAVEADLRHSLYRRDTISNYGEVKIFSLGDRYHLPGGSQPDTHRHSGHLAPQGGSHFDQLLEPTNSKTQLLKEEPSYERNSRIMMSDYGYAVANRPQLQTPSAAYPVDDYPYATVDKRPVAGRPSSSVYHVELRNLATRPGVHRLPSTNGGSKHDSFRASAGVDLGAEPRRAWDTSHYGQQAGRRNLDFVSF encoded by the exons GTTTTCCAGTAGGGGGCATCGTTGCCATCGTGGTGGGCGGTGTTGCGGTCTTGGTTGTCATTGCAATCGTCATATTTTGCTTAATTTACAAAAG GAGCTCTGTGAAATTAGGGCATCAGCAGCGCTCGCGCTCGATCAAAGGAAAATGGATCCGGCGAAGTGGAGACGAATATG ACCCTAGAAATTTCGGATCCAGTTTCGAAACCAGAGATATGGGAGACCGCGATCGCCCGATCAGCTACGATCGCCGCTACGTGCACACGGAAG ACAAGGCTGTTGAAGCGGACCTACGCCACAGCCTCTACAGACGCGACACTATCTCGAACTACGGGGAGGTGAAGATATTTAGTTTGGGCGACAGGTACCACCTTCCCGGGGGATCACAGCCCGACACCCACCGCCACAGCGGGCATCTTGCACCACAGGGTGGCTCCCACTTTGACCAACTTTTAGAGCCCACAAACTCGAAAACGCAACTGTTGAAGGAAGAAC CTTCCTACGAGAGAAATTCGAGAATCATGATGTCTGATTACGGGTATGCAGTTGCCAATAGACCGCAG TTACAAACGCCTTCAGCCGCGTATCCTGTAGACGATTACCCATACGCTACGGTAGACAAGCGCCCCGTGGCTGGCCGACCTAGCTCCTCAGTGTACCACGTGGAACTCCGCAATTTAGCCACCCGACCTGGCGTGCATCGCTTGCCGTCCACCAACGGGGGTAGCAAACACGACAGCTTCCGGGCCAGCGCAGGTGTGGATCTTGGGGCGGAGCCGAGGAGAG CCTGGGATACGAGCCATTATGGTCAGCAAGCTGGAAGGCGCAATCTAGACTTCGTCAGTTTCTAG